One Xiphophorus maculatus strain JP 163 A chromosome 15, X_maculatus-5.0-male, whole genome shotgun sequence genomic window, GAATCATGCGGTGGGGATGCTTTTTATTCTACAGGGACAAAAAGCTGGTAAGAGTTGAGAAAGGAGCTAAATACAGAACAATCCTGGATGAAGACTTGCTAATGGCTGCAAGAGCTGTGAAACTGATGAGGTTCACCTTCCACTAGGATAATAAGCTTGCAGCCAGAGATTCAACTGAGTGGTTTAGCTCAAGAGTCTCAGACTTCAGTCCTTATTGGCTGATGttctgcaacattttaatgtgtctCCAATTCAGCATGCCTGAATCAAACACTTGAAAGCATGTAATCAATTTTGACAAAGTCTTACAATGACCTGTATTTTTGATTCACTGTAAACCGGTCCTAAACTCATGTTTTAGATTAAAGAATGTTTATGGGCTAGGCAGATCTAGTCAAAGTCCTAATATAAAGCTAATTCAGAAACTGtggcaaaattttaaatttgacgTCCACAGATTAGACGGACAGACAGATAaatgcaaagtttaaaaaagcaCACATCACGTCCCTTCTGTTTCACAACAATGTGCTATTTTGTGTCGGTCACATAAATTCCCAATGAAATCCGTTGAAGTCTGTGAAGAAGTTAAAACATATGAACCTTTTTAAAGTGAAACGTCTTCAGCAAATCTGTGCTATCCAAAGCGACAGAAAATTAAGATTTTCATTCTGAACCATCACAGTTTTCAAGTTCAATTTTACGGGGGGAAATGGAGTAAAGCGGCACCATCACTGACAataactcaaatgtaatatcgactctgtgtgtgtgtgtgtgtttacataaCGTATTCCTCTCTACCTCGCGTCCCTCTGACTCAGGAGCTGCATGCTTTAGAGGGCCAGAGCGTGACACTGCGCTGCAAAGCCAGGGGCGACCCGGACCCCATCATCCACTGGATCGCGCCGGACGCGCGGCTCATGTCCAACTCTTCCAGAGCCGTGGTCCACACAGACGGCACGCTGGAGATCCTCATCAGCACCGTCAAGGACTCAGGTCTGTTTACAACCCCCGTGGCGGTGCTTGTGATGTTGACAGAACGGAATGGCATGTTTGCTCGCGCCACACAAAAGTCCCAAAGATGAAGTATGCGTATGCACAGCTGAGATAGCGGAGACTGACAAACGCAAAAAGAAGAGCGACTTCGTCTCTGCCACAGCACAGTTCTCCCAAGCACGTTGGCTCTCGCAACTTAAGCGAACATCATAACCTAGTTTAGAAGAACCCAACTCCTCTCTTGTGGGGCTTCTCCTGTCTTTTAGTTTTACACTGTATAGCTTATGTAattaaaaatcccaaattaGACACCGAAGGGAGTAGTTACTCCCAACAAAAGGCACAGTGCTGCTGAGCTGCTAGAAAGCTTTGTCATATCGCCATGAAACACAAGCGTCTGGTCTGGCAGCCCTGAAGAATTACAGTAGAAACTCTCTTTGAAGTTTTAACCAATTACCTGACCAATCAGAAGagatttgggtttttgttttgttttgtgaccCTTAAGAGAAAAGAGCTAGTATTTCACTTTTGATATGAAAATGTGCAAGCATAATACTCTTAACTTTTAAATGACTTTGCAATTCAGATGAGCATCCTTAAGGCAAAATGCACTGTGTGCGGGAAAGATTTGTAGTTTGGGAACATCTCATTAGAGATACGAAGCAAAAATCTGTTTGATCTTGTCTGCAGATAAAGACTCTTTCTgaagtcacagaaaaaaaacaacttttctacACATTTTCCCAGGTggtttaggttttgtttttgcagacttTACTCTTCAATGATTGGACAGTGACCTTTCAAACTGGCCAATCAGAGCGATCATTGAGTTGCATTTTATAGAGACATTATTTCACTCAAAATTGTAAGAGGATAAATTTACCAACttgttttgatatttaatttctgtattgatatttagcttcaaataaTTTTAGGTCTGTAAGCACAAGAAAGTAAACATATTAGTTTAGCACTGGTATCTTACaggtgcaaaaataaatctgtcaaaTCTAAAATGTGTAAATCTCTAACCTAATCTTAACTGAGGAGTCATTTACATGTAGAAAATCttaagaataaaattttaattgaaagtaAATTTAGAGACTGCTTATTAAAGAAGGCTAATAATAAATGAGAGAACTCAAGCTGTAGGGAAAAATGGTGACTAAGATTTCAAAAGGTATTGTGACAAATTTTAGAAGCCAAAATGGACAGCATTTTATGGTGTAGTTTAGTGTCTAGATAATGGATGAGGACTGGTATCAGGCCACCAGCAACATTATATTCAAAGACACCTAACTTTGGTCCAAAATGTGTGGAAGCAAAggggggaaaacaaaaatagagccTTGCAGAGCTTCATTCAAAAATAGAAAGCATAGAAAAATATTCTATGACTAAATGTGggctgtgtttattttaagaaacagaGCTTGTGCAGAGCAAATTATCAGCAGTGACTATTGTGAAAACTGCACAGcagtttgaaaagtcagaaaaacttTCTATATTCCGTTAAAAACAGCGTATTATTTGAAGAAAACTGCTGAAATGACTAAactcttgtttcattttatcatAATCATGCAATCTGCTGACTTGGGTAAGAGAACAAAGAGTCTCCGGAGACAACCGGTCGAAATTAAGAAGGGCGTCGCAGCAGCGTTCATCCTCAGCTGTACCCTTATTTCTCTTGAGTTAAACTTAATGacaaaatcttttctttttttttttgcatcacctAGTTTGATTAGTCGCTGCCCAATCAGTTTTATTGTCCATAGTCGGAAGAGAAGCTTATGAGGATATCTATCGCATATCTTATGACAGGTATTCACAAAGCGCTCACTAGAGAATcaccaaaataaatcttttctaCACATTTTCACAGGCATTTTATCTCACAGGTTTGAATTACAAGTATAATCTGTTTTTCCACCTCCAGATGCTGACTCCAGAAACAcctcagataaaataaataaataaactcaatttGCTTCTTAAAAACTTTGTAAGTATAGGaatttgtaaaaacatgttgGACTTGTGAACCTGAGATGAGACAAATGATGACTAGTTATTTAAGTTCCTTAATAAGAACCCAAATGTAATACTAGCCTTTCttaatcttgttttaaaaaagttaaacattaaaagtaaaataagaaatcaaTATTCTTTCCAATTTTCTACATTCCAcggtaaaattaaaaacagaagtgttttgtgtttttgtgacagaCTTTAGCTGAGCCAATGAAACCTGCAGAGCTTTAGATGTATTTCTATGTTGTCTCGCGAACTCCTGGTTGAATCGTCTTTATGGTCCTGGGGTAATTTAGCTTGATTGTACTCTTTTGGACATCTTCAGCAGTgcttcatgcttttttttttcctgaattgtTTGCTGGTGTCTCAATGTCTTAGGAATGGCTTTGTAACCCTTTCCAGACAGATTGATGTCAACTGCGAGATGTTTTTAAGAgtatatgttgctttttttttagatctttcatgttgtcagaaaggttatatttaaattacttttcatCAGCGTGTGAGGTAATAATAAGTACTGTGTTTGGCTTGTGAAACTGAGCTCAGCGTTCTTAAAAATGAAGCTTCATCAcagttaattcatgatttaacaagaaGAGCCATTCCCTTTTCTTCCCAGTACACAAGTTTAGTGTGCATAGTTGTATTCCACTAATGCTTTTGTGGAAAAACTGCATTTGTGTATTTGATTTatctttttgcaataaaatttgCTTGAccaccaaaaacatttaagtgtgacaaacagcaaaaacagaagaaatctgtaaggagTCAAATTCGTTTTCATACCCCCACACTCAGATCTTGTCTTGACTGACTGAAATcccacattaaattaaaaactatcaAAACGCAGAATTTTATTGAAGATATAAATACACATGTGCTGAGGTAGTTGTGCTCTTACATAATCTTCCATTGCTCTGTTTCTTTTGTAGAACTGCCTGAATCTTGGGACGTGCATAAAACAGTCTTGTCCTCGATGCTGAACATATTGACATTAGACTTAAAAGGAAAAGCTGCAGTCTTTCCCACTTGTATAGGAAAGCTACATTCTGAAGAATAAACCACACCGTTTTGGGAAAGCCACAACATGACGCTATGTTTTCAAATGCCGGGTATATTCACATTTGTTGAGATTATCTGGTTCTTGTGGGGCGACGGAGGCTCAATGGGAAGACGAGCCCCGTTTTACCGGTCTGTGAGTGgatgtgtaaatgtgtgcagGTTTctgagtgcgactgggtgaagGCGGCTAATGTCCAAAGAGCTTTGAGTGGCTAACCTGAAAGACGCAATATAAAtccagtccatttaccattctCATAAAGTTTCCTATTCTGTTGTCTTGTGAGACTCAAGAATTAGTCCTCgggagatatatatatatatatacaatgtACAAGAAGACTGATCTATAGTATTATTCAAGCAATGCTCCAACAGTGCTCTTTGCCCTCCGTTTCAGTCTGGCATCTTCCAGATGTAAGATTGAAacgatttatttctgttttttctttgcaccaAGAGCTTTATTTTCTATTATGAGAGATATAATAGTAAACCTTGAGGATCGTGCTTTTCTGCCATCATGATGCTTATCTTGACATCTGCTGCAGGGCCAAGCCTCCTATGAGGTTTCAGTcctttgctgttgttttctctGGCTTGGagatgttttcagaaaaataaaatgtgcataaatgtCACTTATATcaattgttaaaaatgtaattttgaatacaccagataaaatgtaaatacaaagtaaatcaattaatagtGCAGATCTACATTCTAATGAGTTTGGTCAAATTTAGGCTGATGGAAAACCTCAATATATCTACTTCTCCATTATCCAAAAACGACAATGTGTGGATTTAACAGCCTCACATGTGGAAAGACTAGAACAGGGACTAGAAGACTGTATTTCTAATCACTGGTATAGAAGATCTAGTGATCTAGACAGTCCATTACAGAGTAAATGTAGTCAGTCTGTGATTAAACCGCCTCTTTTTTCCAACTGCTTTAAAGTTTCAGCTTAAATATGCAAGTGAGCTCAAACGAAACAGCATTGAGAGAAGCTGCTGGTTATCAAATCCCCATCAGCTGTGAGTTCACGTTGCCACGGTGAGGTTAAATGCAGCGCTGTTTCTGACTCAGATAGTCAGGTTTGTCCTGCTCTGCAGCTGctagcagaacaaaaaaaaaaaaaaactgctaataCTTCACTTTTGCTACTGTGATAAAAACCAGGCGCTCGCTAGCACATTTTGGCAGCATAAAAAACAACCAGGCGCGGTAGAAACAgactgttcagtttttattggaCTCAATAAGGAAGGTATGCTGTCGTTTAGAGTCTTCTGGTGCAAAAGGTGACTTTTATGACATTTCTTTGGAAAAATGTGCGTGTGATGGTAAATCTCTCGGCATTGTGGCAGATTAACTCTAGCCGAGTTAATCTTTTTATGCAGATTCGCTCAAATAAATTGCATGATGGTTCGGCGTTTAAACTGTGTCACTATGTGTAACATCCCAATGCAGGTCAGTTGACAAGAATAGTAAAAAGATATTATAATAATTACAGTAAGCCTTTTATGAAACAACAAACTTTGCTGCACATTAAACTGTCCCAGTAACTATTGCTatgaacaataatattgttgttttaagactATTTTCAAGTCATATAATGATGACGGCTTAGTATTGCAAGTTTGctctctcaaagaccaataaactttacgTTTGTAAAGGACaattaacactggaactgatcaagttttttttaaatttatcatgcgattaattgattaattgatttattgcttattgtgacaggcttagaAACAACTTCACACTTGGGCAGCAATCTCATAGATAAATTAATTcttctttaataaaaagttgcataaaTTTTTAGAATCTAATTAAAAAGTAAtgcaaaaccaacaacaaataGCTTTCCAATAGCCTATCAGAAAAGTACCATAAATGTTATTAGCCCAATTTAgaattttgtggaaaattataaagttaaaaGTTTGTTCTAGCTTGTAAGTGGCtagcaatttaaaaaatttgaagGTGgcaggtttgttgttttcttcgtTTCTTgtttaacaaagaaaacaataccTGCCAGGCGGTATTGTGGTCACAGACATCATAAACCCCTCCCGAGTGCTAATCTCCTCGGCTTGTGTTTCAGGTTCCTTCACCTGTGTGGCCTCCAACCCGGCCGGAGAGGCCCACCAGACGGTGGATCTGCTCATCGCTAAACTCCCTCACATCACCAACGACACGATCGCGGAGCAAGAGCCCGACCCCGGATCGTCAGATATCGCCACGGTGACCAAGACGGGAGCCGAGGCGGGAGGGGTGCCTCTGGGGAACGCGAAGACGAGCCAGGAGAAGAAGGTGGTGGTAGCCGAGGCCACCTCCACCTCGGCCCTGGTGAAGTTCAACTTCCACAGGAGCATCCCTGGAATCCGCATGTTTCAGATCCAGTACAACGGCACATACGATGACTCGCTGGTGTACAGGTGAGCAGAAACATTGAACTCGATATGAGGTTACAGAAGGTGTAGAAAGTTTTCTTTGCAGTCATAAAATCTTAATCATTTTCTAATGTTCACACTGAGCTACGAATGCCTGAATGTCTTTAGCAGTTAAGTCATTAAAAGCCGGACCCGACTGTTTGCATCATTCGCCGTATCACTCAAACTCATCAGGAAGACTAATGCACTGCACATGAATTTATCTCCTTTGACTGTAATCCCCCTTGTGTATTATTTACTATATGCAAGGCCTTGATAATGCCTaatcaacaaaatcaaaacagaatgTCAGCATTAAGCTGTAGACCCATGGGGAGATGAAAGAGCCGTATTCTATTGTTTCACAAAGAGCATCAGATGCTTCATATGAGCCTATCTGAAGACTTTCTCTTATCCCAGCCTGCTTTCACTCCAGATTTACTGTTAATCACTGAGATATGATGGGATCATTGCaccagctcttttttttttccaaaatgaacTTAAGGGTCAGCATCGCATATGGTCTTTCAGCAATGGCTGCTAAACAGTCATACTGCGCTCCCAAGCAGGTTTTTACCAGTGATATTGATGAAAGAATAAGTCATATGTCaaataacagattttgtttATAAAGATCTTAAGTAGCCCCGTGAGAGTCATTTCATCCAAACAACAGTAGGCTTAATAATCTGTCTGCTTCCCTTTGCAGAATGATCCCCCCAACCAGCAAGAACATTCTGGTGAACAACTTGGCGGCTGGCACGCAATACGATCTATGTGTCCTGGCCATCTACGACGACCAGGTCACCTCGCTGACCGCCACCAGGGTGATAGGCTGCATCCACTTCACCACCGAGCCGCAGTATCTGCGGTGCCACTTCATGCAGTCGCAGTTCCTCGGCGGGACCATCGTGGTCATCATTGGAGGGATTATCGTGGCGTCCGTGCTCGccttcatcatcttcctcattGTGCGTTACCGAGTGTGTAGCCAAGGGGATGCAGACAAGGTCAGTAAGGCTATTGTGTAGGTTTAACAATTCCCTACATGACTTCCTGAAAGAGTAGTCTTTCAAGAGACAAAggaccaatttcaaggcgttataTTACGAAGTCACATTTGATATATTTACTACattcataacaactgaaagtaacatattGACCAGCCAGAGCAGCTGGTCAAATGGCTGCTCTGGCCAAAGAGCAAGGTACTGTACTGCTTTGAAAATATGGGAATCTACTAAATGTGTcattgtttttcccttttctcttgTGTTTACCTCATGTTGGACCAGGCCCTGGAGATGGGGGATATCCGATCACTGAGCAGCGATGGACAGCTACAGGGCTGTGGCATCCCCAAGTCCCTCTCTAAACAGGTCCTCCGTCCAGAGAAGAATGACAAGGAATGCGCCAGAGTCGCCCTCCCACCTCCGGAGCCAACCAAGCAACGACCTCCCGTCTCGGTGCCCACCACAAAACCTTCTGTTCCTGACTGCATGGTGTCTACCTCTGCTGGCAGTCATAGCTGGCACCCAGCCTCCCCAGGAGCGCCGAGGCCCAAGCGTTCCGGCGCTCCACCGAAACCCTCGGAGGGCCGGCGAGCTGAAGCTCAGACGGACGTTGAGCTCAACAACATGAACCGCAATAACTCTTCGGAGGTCAAAACAGCCACTGTCGTCTCCACCGCTCCCCCAGGGCCCGGCCAACCCCAGAAATGGACTGCTGCTCCAAGAGTCCCGCGACCCCACCAAGCCTCCCGACATTACATGACTGTTCCTGCAGGAGCGGTGAGAGTGAATCGCAGGCACTCGCTTAACGCAGACTCATCGTACAGGGAGCGCTGCTACGTAGCCTACCCCAAAGTCGGGGCTGGCCTGCGCTCCAAGCGCAGCCTGTCAATGAGCGGAGAGCTTCCCCAGCTTGAGAGCACAACAAACATTCATCGAGCCAGGGACAAACTATCCAGGTCTGAGTGGCTGCTGGAGAGCACTTTATGATTTCAACTTCACTTGTGCGTCCTTGGCTTTCCTCGGATTGGGTTGGGAAGTCCGCTGTGAAATATACTGAGAATCTTTTTCCTTGTTTCGACATCCCTCTTTGGGGAACACGAGGAAGGCAGGCACACAGGGAGTCAAGGGAAACtgttcacatttgttttctacCATATAACCTATCAGAGTCTACTTTATATCAACTTCAATGAAAGGCACAACAATGTATAAAAACAATGCCatgtacaaaaatgtttagttcTGTGAGATACCATATATCTCAGTGCAACCATAAGTGTTCATGTGGTTGTGAATGCAGTAACCTGAACATACTGTATAATAAGGAGAGCATCACACAGGGGGCTTGTGTGATGGTATTATACCGCCTCTAACCTGAGGTGACGGCATCTCTGAAGACTTTGAACGTCAAGACTTTTCAAGAGATTAGGAATGTGCTTTACATCCTGGAGATGCGGGAACAGAATGTAGTAGACAAGAGAGCGCTCCGGCTCCTCATCCCAACACTCCCAGTTCCAGCACAATGcagcatttctttttcctttcttgtgGCACAAGCCGACTCAGCCTAATACTGCCGTCCAGTTTGAATCGATAAATTTTTATCACGTAATTACATAAAGACTCCGCTCAAATAGGATTCCTGTCACGACTGATTCGAGCGGCAACCTGAACCAGCACCGGTGGCATGACAGGTGCTGCAACTAATCTGATATTACGTGTGGGTGAGATCCAGAGGAACGGctcatttccatattttataCTCGCAGACGTTTATCTTGTCATGCCGACAACAACTATTGTAAATTAACTTTGTCGATGTAAGAAAGAAAGGGAGAATCACGAGAACGGAAGGCCGACCGCTCTTGattttgctgttgtttctgtttgatgtttACTAGTACAAATAAACcagtgataaaacaaaaaaggggaaaaaaactgatttatctCTTTTCCAGCTTTCCTGTGAGCTTCGTATATCAAATTAGTGAATAGCTATACAGCTCTCTTTGTTCCTGCACCCCTCATCTTGCAGAAGTGGTTGCAATTTGGGGATTTTCTGTCGTCTTGCAGGAGCGTAATTCCCGTCTCTCTGCAAGTGGCGGACCTCTGACAGATCCCCGAGCTCTAGTGTTTGTTCAGAGAGAGCGGGGAGGCAGATGATGAAACGAGACCTCGCCAGTCACGGGGGACACCCTGCTTGCTCACAGATCTCCTTGCTCATCTAACTGCGGCGTGTCTGTTCCTCTCTGAAACCTGCTGCCACTGCGGAAACCTACGTCAGAAGAGGTTAAACGCAGCCTCCCACAGTGGGAACCCGTACACAGCTAATTGTAAGGCTAAAGTGGCGGGATTGAGGTGTCATCCTCTGGAATGAGATCTTTAAGACCGA contains:
- the LOC102222533 gene encoding leucine-rich repeat and fibronectin type-III domain-containing protein 5-like, coding for MESFLVYLIVLGMAVKAHKVQICPKRCVCQMLNPNLATLCDKKGLLFVPPNIDRHTVEMRLGDNFVTSIKRKDFANMTKLVDLTLSRNTIGSIAPYAFRDLENLRALHLDSNRLTRITNDTFSGMSKLHHLILNNNQLTHIHSGAFNDLTALEELDLSYNNLESAPWIAIQRMSNLHTLNLDHNMLSLIPEGTFSGLQKLKRLDVTSNKLQKLPPDPVFQRAGVLATSGIMGPLSFALSFGGNPLRCNCELLWLRRLQREDDLETCASPQHLAGRYFWTVSEEEFLCEPPLITRHSQELHALEGQSVTLRCKARGDPDPIIHWIAPDARLMSNSSRAVVHTDGTLEILISTVKDSGSFTCVASNPAGEAHQTVDLLIAKLPHITNDTIAEQEPDPGSSDIATVTKTGAEAGGVPLGNAKTSQEKKVVVAEATSTSALVKFNFHRSIPGIRMFQIQYNGTYDDSLVYRMIPPTSKNILVNNLAAGTQYDLCVLAIYDDQVTSLTATRVIGCIHFTTEPQYLRCHFMQSQFLGGTIVVIIGGIIVASVLAFIIFLIVRYRVCSQGDADKALEMGDIRSLSSDGQLQGCGIPKSLSKQVLRPEKNDKECARVALPPPEPTKQRPPVSVPTTKPSVPDCMVSTSAGSHSWHPASPGAPRPKRSGAPPKPSEGRRAEAQTDVELNNMNRNNSSEVKTATVVSTAPPGPGQPQKWTAAPRVPRPHQASRHYMTVPAGAVRVNRRHSLNADSSYRERCYVAYPKVGAGLRSKRSLSMSGELPQLESTTNIHRARDKLSRSEWLLESTL